In one Bacillota bacterium genomic region, the following are encoded:
- a CDS encoding 4-(cytidine 5'-diphospho)-2-C-methyl-D-erythritol kinase: MYDLVISAPAKINLTLDVLGKRPDGYHEVEMIMQSIDLRDYLMFRQLPGGFELSCNQPALPVDESNLVTRAVKLLHQRHPWTGGVAIHLEKNIPLAAGLGGGSADAAAALKGINELFELGLSLEELISIAAELGADIPFCLLEGTAVARGKGEILMSLTTPKPIWLVLVKPSVAVSTAKVYQGFRPERVKRRPQTAEMIQALQAGDLDRICANLVNVLETVTLDWYPEIGQIKDDLLVRGALGALMSGSGPTVFGVVADRAQAEHLARQFQSRYAEVFAVATI; the protein is encoded by the coding sequence ATGTATGATTTAGTAATCTCTGCCCCAGCGAAAATCAATCTCACATTGGATGTTTTAGGCAAACGGCCTGATGGCTACCACGAAGTCGAGATGATCATGCAGAGCATTGACCTGCGGGATTACCTGATGTTTCGCCAGCTACCGGGCGGTTTTGAACTGAGTTGTAATCAGCCGGCATTACCAGTGGATGAGAGCAATCTGGTAACCAGGGCGGTTAAGCTCTTGCACCAGCGTCATCCGTGGACCGGTGGGGTGGCTATCCACCTGGAGAAGAACATTCCCCTGGCTGCCGGTCTGGGTGGGGGAAGCGCTGATGCGGCGGCTGCCCTTAAGGGAATAAATGAGCTTTTTGAATTAGGGCTGAGTTTAGAGGAATTAATCAGTATTGCGGCTGAGTTAGGGGCGGATATCCCGTTTTGCCTCCTTGAAGGGACGGCAGTTGCCCGCGGGAAAGGAGAGATACTCATGTCCTTAACCACGCCGAAACCAATATGGCTGGTTTTAGTCAAGCCTTCAGTTGCCGTATCGACGGCAAAAGTATACCAGGGATTTCGACCTGAACGGGTTAAACGGAGACCGCAGACCGCGGAAATGATCCAAGCCCTGCAAGCAGGTGATCTGGACCGGATTTGTGCTAATCTGGTCAATGTTTTGGAAACAGTAACCCTTGATTGGTACCCTGAAATAGGCCAGATCAAAGACGACCTGCTGGTAAGGGGAGCCCTGGGTGCCCTAATGTCTGGAAGTGGCCCAACCGTATTCGGGGTGGTAGCAGATCGGGCGCAGGCCGAGCACCTCGCCCGACAGTTTCAGTCTCGCTATGCGGAAGTGTTTGCTGTTGCTACCATTTAG
- a CDS encoding GntR family transcriptional regulator, translated as MSERRLIPVKLDNYKPLREIVFESLREAIISGILKPGERLMEVQLAEEMGVSRTPVREAIRKLELEGFVVMIPRKGAYVAGISMKDVVDVFEIRAALEALAAGLAAERITEEEMEQMERNLVRKAEAIEANDLDTLVETDVEFHDLIYRASRNERLMTIINNLREQIHRFRTVSLSNPGRMRESLEEHKKLAEAISDRNISQAQALAQEHIENAENSMIEAIRRGGLILK; from the coding sequence ATGTCAGAGAGACGTTTAATCCCAGTCAAACTTGATAATTACAAACCATTGCGTGAGATTGTATTCGAGTCGTTGCGAGAGGCGATTATCAGCGGGATACTGAAGCCTGGGGAGCGACTGATGGAAGTGCAACTGGCAGAAGAGATGGGCGTCAGCCGGACCCCAGTTCGCGAAGCGATTCGTAAGTTGGAATTGGAAGGATTTGTTGTGATGATCCCCCGTAAAGGTGCTTACGTGGCGGGGATTTCCATGAAGGACGTGGTCGATGTTTTTGAGATTCGTGCTGCTCTGGAGGCCCTGGCGGCTGGTCTGGCAGCCGAGCGGATTACAGAAGAAGAAATGGAACAGATGGAGCGCAACCTGGTGCGCAAAGCTGAGGCTATTGAAGCCAATGATTTGGATACCCTGGTGGAGACTGATGTGGAATTTCATGATTTGATCTATAGGGCCAGCCGGAACGAGCGGTTGATGACAATTATCAACAACCTGCGCGAACAGATTCACCGGTTTCGAACAGTCTCACTCTCTAATCCCGGCCGGATGCGGGAGTCCTTGGAGGAACACAAGAAGCTAGCCGAGGCGATCTCGGATCGTAATATTTCCCAGGCACAGGCACTAGCCCAGGAGCATATCGAGAACGCGGAAAACAGTATGATTGAAGCAATTCGCCGAGGTGGGTTGATTTTGAAGTAG